One part of the Arthrobacter sp. EM1 genome encodes these proteins:
- a CDS encoding class I SAM-dependent methyltransferase — translation MTWAEAGQGKTARWRSANGRPAPSRIEVVTDSLTADDANRMASQGIAMLWHGDFHNARQILNALDRRLGAGKKKAAAAPADEFYRHRQSRSHRARILGLLLIPLDPGPVVPLRRAPDIRAAAEAAYGTISEPSVVSLHELVGAIGAHEWRRNGVHVDALQGRIHPHYGTFFPTRSEYVDLVAAAALPSHTLAFDVGTGTGVLAAVLARRGVQRVLATDNEHRAVACARENFRSLGVEDRAEAVLTDMFPPGRAPLIVCNPPWIPATPHSSLDNAVYDPGSRMLFRFLNELPDHLEPGGEGWLVLSDLAEHLGLRSRKELIDAIEAAGLKVLERLDTRPTHPKASDRNDPLFAARAAEVTSLWRLAIR, via the coding sequence GTGACGTGGGCCGAGGCCGGCCAGGGCAAGACCGCCCGCTGGCGCTCAGCGAACGGCAGGCCGGCGCCGTCGCGTATCGAGGTGGTCACCGATTCCCTGACAGCCGATGACGCGAACCGGATGGCGTCCCAGGGCATCGCGATGCTCTGGCACGGTGACTTCCACAATGCGCGTCAAATCCTCAACGCCCTGGACCGGCGGCTCGGGGCCGGGAAAAAGAAGGCCGCTGCCGCACCTGCCGATGAGTTCTACCGCCACAGGCAGTCCCGGTCGCACCGCGCACGCATTCTCGGCTTGTTGCTGATTCCGCTTGATCCGGGCCCGGTGGTGCCGCTACGGCGCGCCCCGGACATCCGCGCGGCCGCCGAGGCGGCATACGGGACCATCAGCGAACCGTCGGTGGTGTCGCTCCATGAGCTGGTCGGCGCTATCGGAGCGCACGAGTGGCGGCGGAACGGTGTCCACGTGGACGCCCTGCAGGGCCGCATCCATCCGCACTACGGCACGTTTTTCCCGACCCGCAGTGAGTACGTGGACCTGGTGGCCGCGGCCGCGCTGCCATCGCACACGCTGGCGTTCGACGTCGGCACCGGCACCGGGGTACTGGCAGCCGTCCTCGCCCGGCGCGGCGTCCAGCGTGTGCTGGCAACCGACAATGAACACCGCGCGGTTGCGTGTGCCCGCGAAAACTTCCGGAGTCTGGGGGTCGAGGACCGTGCCGAGGCGGTCCTGACCGATATGTTCCCGCCCGGGCGCGCACCACTGATCGTGTGCAATCCGCCCTGGATTCCGGCGACGCCGCATTCGTCCCTCGACAACGCCGTCTACGACCCCGGCAGCCGGATGTTGTTCCGTTTCCTGAACGAACTTCCCGACCACCTGGAACCAGGCGGCGAAGGCTGGCTCGTCCTGTCGGACCTGGCGGAACACCTGGGGCTGCGGTCCCGTAAGGAACTGATTGACGCCATCGAGGCGGCCGGCCTGAAAGTACTGGAACGGCTCGACACCAGGCCAACCCACCCCAAGGCATCAGACCGCAACGATCCGCTGTTCGCCGCCCGCGCAGCCGAGGTCACCTCCCTATGGCGGCTCGCAATCCGTTAG
- a CDS encoding NAD(P)H-binding protein, with translation MTRICVAGGTGQVGREVVHQAVARGHVVTFLSRNPPEPGPNVRTSGAEYFPADVATGAGLAAALAGADVVIDCLEGRAGNALAHFADGGARLLAAAQDAGVARAVLLSIVNCDRSAFAYYASKAAKEQVYARAGIDSVTVRVTQFHSFLATIFAAGSKLRVIPVVDGVRFQPIAPADAAAALLEAALEPSAGNRHSLRTIGGPEIQDMRDFARQWKAATGSRGLLIRLPLPGALGEYLRAGLNVVPEQRRAGETFSGWLAKKPDSL, from the coding sequence ATGACAAGAATTTGTGTAGCCGGCGGAACCGGCCAGGTGGGCCGGGAAGTGGTGCACCAAGCTGTCGCCCGCGGACACGTGGTGACGTTCCTCAGTCGGAACCCGCCTGAGCCCGGCCCCAACGTCCGGACCAGCGGCGCGGAATACTTTCCGGCGGACGTCGCCACCGGGGCGGGACTGGCGGCAGCGCTGGCCGGCGCGGACGTTGTGATCGATTGTCTGGAGGGGCGCGCAGGCAATGCCTTGGCGCACTTCGCCGACGGCGGCGCACGCCTGCTTGCGGCTGCCCAGGACGCCGGTGTGGCGAGGGCTGTGCTGCTCTCGATCGTCAATTGTGACCGCAGCGCCTTCGCGTACTACGCCTCGAAGGCAGCCAAAGAACAGGTCTACGCGCGGGCCGGGATCGATAGCGTCACGGTCCGGGTGACACAGTTCCATTCCTTCCTCGCGACGATCTTCGCGGCGGGCTCGAAGCTGCGCGTCATCCCGGTCGTCGACGGCGTTAGGTTCCAGCCCATTGCGCCCGCCGACGCCGCGGCTGCCCTGCTCGAGGCGGCGCTTGAACCTTCGGCAGGCAATCGGCACAGTCTCAGGACCATTGGGGGCCCGGAAATCCAGGACATGCGGGACTTCGCCCGGCAATGGAAGGCGGCTACGGGGTCGCGTGGACTTTTGATCCGTCTCCCGTTGCCTGGGGCACTGGGCGAATACCTGCGCGCAGGCCTGAATGTGGTGCCGGAACAGCGCCGCGCCGGTGAAACTTTTAGTGGCTGGTTGGCAAAGAAGCCAGATAGTTTGTAG
- a CDS encoding PadR family transcriptional regulator: MRNSYPAGGFRGNNIDGMWEAVEELRSRFEKRSGTRAGRGEVRSAVLSLLAERPMHGYQIIREIEERSGGSWKPSAGSVYPTLQLLADEGFIKAEESNGRKIYSLTEAGREDVAGAGASTPWESTAPASGPASGPGFGALPKAGIELAQAATQVGRTGSPAQVQEAVRVLDEARRRLYSILAQD; this comes from the coding sequence ATGCGCAATTCATACCCGGCAGGCGGATTTCGCGGCAACAACATTGACGGCATGTGGGAGGCCGTTGAGGAGTTGCGTTCACGGTTTGAGAAACGCTCCGGCACCCGCGCGGGCCGTGGCGAAGTGCGCTCAGCCGTGCTGTCGCTGCTCGCTGAACGGCCCATGCACGGCTACCAGATCATCCGTGAAATCGAGGAGCGCAGCGGCGGTAGCTGGAAGCCAAGCGCCGGCTCGGTTTACCCGACGCTGCAGCTGCTGGCCGACGAGGGGTTCATTAAGGCCGAGGAATCCAACGGACGCAAGATCTACTCGCTGACCGAAGCAGGCCGGGAGGATGTGGCCGGTGCCGGCGCGTCAACGCCCTGGGAGTCAACAGCTCCGGCGTCGGGCCCGGCATCAGGCCCCGGTTTCGGAGCGCTGCCCAAGGCCGGCATCGAGCTAGCGCAGGCTGCGACCCAGGTGGGGCGCACCGGCTCGCCGGCGCAGGTGCAGGAGGCCGTGCGGGTGCTCGACGAGGCACGTCGCCGGCTCTACTCGATCCTCGCCCAGGACTGA
- a CDS encoding glycine betaine ABC transporter substrate-binding protein, with the protein MKSSPLMHLTAFGAAALLTLSGCGTGGSADTASSGPGNGDKKDVKIAVFNGWDEGIAASELWKAALEEKGYNVSLEYAAPAPVYSGLSTGDYDVTLDTWLPVTHKSYIEKYGADMVDLGSWNDEAKLTIAVNKDAPVDSLDELAANADKFGGRLVGIEPGAGLTEATTDKVIPEYGLQDMEYLTSSTPAMLSELKTATSKGENIAVTLWRPHWAYDAFPLKDLADPKGALGAAEGIHSFASKSFDKDFPALAGWLKGFKMDSEKLYSLENAMFNGEKTDDYGPAVKKWMTENKDYVASLTD; encoded by the coding sequence ATGAAATCTTCACCACTTATGCACCTGACAGCCTTTGGCGCTGCAGCACTGCTGACTCTCTCGGGCTGCGGCACCGGAGGCAGCGCAGACACCGCCAGCAGTGGTCCCGGCAACGGCGACAAAAAAGATGTCAAAATCGCTGTTTTCAACGGCTGGGATGAAGGCATTGCCGCCTCTGAACTCTGGAAAGCCGCGCTGGAGGAGAAGGGCTACAACGTGTCGCTCGAATATGCGGCGCCGGCACCGGTCTACTCAGGTTTGTCAACGGGCGACTACGACGTCACCCTGGACACTTGGCTGCCTGTTACGCACAAGAGCTATATCGAAAAATACGGCGCTGACATGGTTGACCTTGGCTCGTGGAATGACGAAGCAAAGCTGACCATTGCGGTGAACAAGGACGCCCCCGTGGATTCCCTGGATGAGCTTGCCGCCAACGCAGACAAGTTCGGTGGCCGGCTCGTCGGGATCGAACCGGGCGCCGGACTGACGGAAGCCACTACGGACAAGGTCATCCCGGAATACGGTCTGCAGGACATGGAGTACCTGACGTCCTCCACGCCGGCCATGCTGTCCGAACTCAAGACGGCCACCAGTAAGGGCGAAAACATCGCGGTCACACTGTGGCGCCCGCACTGGGCCTATGACGCCTTCCCGCTGAAGGATCTCGCCGATCCCAAGGGCGCCCTGGGCGCAGCTGAAGGCATTCACAGCTTCGCCAGTAAGTCCTTCGATAAGGATTTCCCGGCCCTGGCCGGATGGCTGAAGGGCTTCAAGATGGACTCGGAGAAGCTGTACTCCCTTGAGAACGCCATGTTCAATGGAGAAAAGACTGATGATTACGGTCCCGCCGTCAAAAAGTGGATGACCGAGAACAAAGACTATGTTGCTTCGCTGACCGATTAA
- a CDS encoding glycine betaine/L-proline ABC transporter ATP-binding protein: protein MSENIAVSVKNVFKVFGKKPLEAVRRLKAGQTRDQVASLGTAAVVDASFEVRAGEIFVVMGLSGSGKSTLIRMLNGLLPASAGSVVVDGTDISQLAGAALRQVRQRKISMVFQHFALMPHRTIIENAAYGLEVQGVAKDARLAKAKKILALVGLAGWEDKYPSQLSGGMQQRVGLARALCAETEILLMDEAFSALDPLIRREMQEQLLTLQADLGKTIVFITHDLNEAMFLGDRIAVMRDGEIVQIGTPDDILTQPANDYVAHFVKDVDRTRVLTAGSVMEPARAVVNLTGGPRNALRAMRDLQTSAAFVVDKRRNFHGIVRDRDVMQLVEARSPELSTVIRNAADFVSPDTALADLFGLAVESPIPLAVVDDAGRLVGAIPRVTLLAALGNVPSTTTGIPVVESTPAPIPEQIITAALQSTSAETAATFGGEK, encoded by the coding sequence GTGAGCGAAAATATTGCAGTAAGCGTCAAGAACGTCTTTAAGGTTTTTGGCAAGAAGCCCCTCGAAGCCGTGCGGCGGCTGAAAGCCGGACAGACCCGCGACCAGGTGGCCTCCCTTGGAACCGCTGCTGTCGTGGACGCCTCTTTTGAGGTCAGGGCCGGTGAGATCTTTGTGGTGATGGGCCTTTCGGGCTCCGGCAAATCCACGCTGATCCGCATGCTGAACGGGCTGTTGCCCGCCTCCGCTGGCTCCGTTGTTGTCGACGGCACGGACATATCCCAGCTCGCCGGCGCGGCCCTTCGCCAGGTACGGCAACGGAAAATCTCCATGGTTTTCCAGCATTTCGCCCTGATGCCGCACCGCACCATCATCGAGAACGCGGCCTACGGCCTGGAAGTACAGGGCGTTGCCAAGGATGCCCGCCTGGCCAAGGCAAAAAAGATCCTGGCACTGGTCGGCCTCGCCGGCTGGGAGGACAAGTATCCGTCCCAACTCTCCGGCGGCATGCAGCAGCGCGTGGGACTCGCTCGGGCCTTGTGTGCAGAAACCGAGATCTTGCTGATGGACGAAGCTTTCTCCGCGCTTGATCCGCTGATCCGCAGGGAAATGCAAGAGCAGCTCCTGACCCTCCAGGCCGATCTGGGTAAGACCATTGTCTTCATCACCCACGACCTCAACGAGGCTATGTTCCTCGGCGACCGGATCGCCGTTATGCGCGACGGGGAAATCGTTCAGATCGGGACCCCCGACGATATCCTGACCCAACCTGCCAACGACTACGTGGCCCACTTCGTCAAAGATGTCGACCGCACCCGTGTGCTGACTGCAGGCTCGGTGATGGAACCCGCCCGGGCAGTCGTAAATCTCACCGGCGGACCCCGCAATGCCTTGCGCGCCATGCGGGATCTGCAGACCTCCGCCGCGTTCGTCGTCGATAAGAGGCGCAATTTTCACGGCATCGTGCGGGACCGCGATGTAATGCAGCTCGTTGAAGCCCGCAGCCCGGAACTGTCAACGGTGATTCGAAACGCCGCCGACTTCGTTTCTCCGGACACTGCCCTCGCGGACTTGTTCGGCCTGGCCGTGGAGAGCCCGATTCCGCTCGCCGTGGTCGACGACGCCGGTCGGCTGGTCGGGGCGATCCCGCGGGTGACGCTGCTGGCCGCCTTGGGCAACGTGCCGTCCACCACGACGGGCATCCCGGTGGTGGAGAGCACCCCCGCACCGATTCCCGAGCAAATCATTACAGCCGCGCTCCAATCGACCTCGGCCGAAACCGCAGCAACCTTCGGAGGCGAAAAGTAG
- a CDS encoding AarF/UbiB family protein, which yields MASVRRTRADAGPGAGDIRARYRRILRFAAWHLTVTWWFELFLPRLGLARIAERTRTRRMRRFAQRFHVLAVDLGGLMIKVGQFLSSRLDVLPPEITKELEGLQDEVPPVSFAAIRTLAEEEFGAPLELVFASIEETPIAAASLGQAHRARLLPGDAADTGLDSVVLKVQRPGIDAIVDVDLAALRKVGGWLSHVRLVSDRADMPALVEEFAQTSLEEIDYLHEAANSARFAADFADDPRVSVPEVVWERSTRRALTLEDVTAIKITDSEALVAAGIDPAQVAPVFASVMFDQMFTNGFFHADPHPGNIFVTPATDPATERPWTLTFIDFGMMGEVTASTRGGLRKLLIAAASRDGQGLVTAIRDVGVLVPSADTVELERAMIHLFARFGGMGFAELREVDPREFRDFAVEFGDVVRSLPFQLPENFLLIIRAMSLTSGVCSTLDARFNLWDTVEPYAGQLLRDERGNIVQDVAQQAFDTAGLALRLPKRLDGLLTRLEDGSLAVANPRLEQQVKRLNRSAQRIASVLIFGALLMAGSVLRADDTVLGNVLLAASVLPLLHGLWAGRSGL from the coding sequence GTGGCGTCGGTTCGCCGAACCCGGGCCGATGCGGGACCAGGCGCCGGGGACATCCGGGCCCGCTACCGTCGCATCCTGCGCTTTGCCGCGTGGCATCTTACGGTGACCTGGTGGTTCGAGCTGTTCCTGCCGCGCCTCGGGCTGGCCAGGATTGCCGAGCGGACCAGAACAAGGAGGATGCGGCGCTTCGCGCAGCGTTTCCATGTGCTCGCGGTGGACCTTGGCGGCCTGATGATCAAGGTTGGTCAGTTCCTGTCCTCCAGGCTGGATGTGCTCCCGCCGGAGATCACCAAGGAGCTGGAGGGACTGCAGGACGAGGTGCCTCCGGTTTCGTTCGCCGCGATCCGAACCCTTGCAGAGGAGGAGTTCGGCGCACCCCTGGAGCTGGTGTTCGCCTCGATCGAGGAGACGCCGATCGCCGCGGCGTCCCTCGGCCAGGCGCACCGGGCGAGGCTTCTTCCGGGCGATGCCGCCGACACCGGGTTGGACAGCGTGGTGCTTAAAGTGCAGCGTCCCGGCATCGACGCGATTGTCGACGTCGATCTGGCGGCATTGCGAAAAGTAGGCGGCTGGCTCAGTCACGTGCGCCTGGTCTCCGATCGTGCCGACATGCCGGCCCTGGTCGAGGAGTTCGCGCAGACCAGCCTGGAAGAAATCGACTACCTGCACGAGGCCGCGAACTCAGCGCGCTTCGCGGCTGACTTCGCCGACGATCCCCGGGTGAGTGTGCCGGAGGTCGTCTGGGAGCGCAGCACCCGACGGGCGCTGACCCTGGAAGATGTCACGGCGATCAAGATCACCGACTCCGAAGCGCTCGTTGCGGCGGGCATCGACCCGGCACAGGTTGCCCCGGTGTTCGCGTCGGTGATGTTTGACCAGATGTTCACGAACGGCTTTTTTCACGCCGACCCGCATCCGGGCAACATTTTTGTTACTCCGGCTACGGACCCCGCAACAGAGCGCCCGTGGACGTTGACTTTCATCGACTTCGGGATGATGGGTGAGGTGACGGCGAGTACCCGCGGTGGCCTGCGGAAGCTGCTCATCGCGGCCGCTTCACGTGACGGCCAGGGGTTGGTGACTGCAATCCGCGACGTGGGTGTGCTGGTACCCAGCGCCGATACGGTCGAACTTGAGCGGGCGATGATTCACCTCTTTGCCCGGTTCGGCGGGATGGGCTTCGCCGAACTCCGCGAGGTGGACCCGCGGGAGTTCCGTGATTTTGCGGTCGAGTTCGGCGACGTCGTCCGCTCCTTGCCGTTTCAGTTGCCGGAGAATTTCCTGCTAATCATCCGGGCGATGTCCCTGACGTCGGGGGTGTGCAGCACGCTGGACGCCCGCTTCAATTTGTGGGACACGGTGGAACCCTATGCGGGCCAGCTGTTGCGCGACGAGCGCGGCAACATTGTGCAGGATGTGGCCCAGCAGGCGTTCGACACCGCCGGGTTGGCCCTGCGCCTGCCGAAACGCCTGGACGGGCTCCTGACCCGGCTGGAAGACGGTTCACTGGCGGTTGCCAATCCGCGCCTGGAGCAACAGGTAAAACGGCTAAACCGCTCGGCGCAGCGGATCGCTTCGGTGTTGATATTCGGTGCCCTGCTCATGGCCGGTTCCGTGCTCCGCGCGGACGACACGGTGCTCGGCAATGTACTCCTGGCCGCTTCGGTGCTTCCGCTGCTGCACGGATTGTGGGCGGGGCGCAGCGGCCTCTGA
- a CDS encoding GNAT family protein — protein sequence MGGSFHWPVTLESGELVLRPIRHRDRKEWTTVRSRNSEWLAPWEASNPEPGGGLPDYRQMVRSLKAQAVQGVGLPFLITARTAGFREPVIVGQLTVSSIVWGSAMMATLGYWVDRDRAGQGIAPTAVALVTDYCFQSLGLHRMEINIRPENGPSLRVVEKLGFRDEGYRPRFLHINGEWADHRSFALTSEEVPGGLLARWQQPGPK from the coding sequence GTGGGGGGCAGCTTCCACTGGCCGGTGACGCTGGAAAGCGGCGAGCTTGTCTTGCGCCCGATTCGGCACCGGGACCGCAAGGAATGGACGACTGTCCGCTCCCGCAACAGTGAGTGGCTGGCCCCTTGGGAGGCGTCGAACCCGGAGCCTGGCGGTGGTCTGCCGGACTACCGCCAGATGGTGCGGTCCCTCAAGGCGCAGGCCGTGCAGGGTGTTGGCCTGCCCTTCCTCATCACGGCGCGGACCGCCGGATTCCGGGAACCCGTTATTGTGGGACAGCTGACGGTTTCGTCTATCGTTTGGGGTTCGGCGATGATGGCCACGCTTGGATACTGGGTGGACCGGGACCGGGCCGGCCAGGGCATCGCCCCGACAGCCGTGGCACTGGTGACGGACTATTGTTTCCAGAGCCTCGGGCTGCATCGGATGGAGATCAACATCCGCCCCGAAAACGGACCAAGCCTGCGCGTGGTGGAGAAGCTCGGCTTTCGCGACGAGGGCTACCGTCCCCGGTTCCTGCACATCAACGGCGAATGGGCGGACCACCGGAGCTTCGCGCTGACCTCTGAAGAAGTGCCAGGCGGGCTGCTGGCACGCTGGCAGCAGCCCGGACCCAAGTGA
- a CDS encoding cellulase family glycosylhydrolase — MTNNHPRGAGSARPRRGTKLVAAAAAALAGLLTVSGCAGPATLAAERVVDTTPVATGWLHTAGGTIQDSNNSPFVIKATSWFGLETPDCVPHGLWGTLTIDEALANIKSMGFNTVRLPFSNECLAATAVKGNVNYWANRAYNLEGKRPLDVMDTVIARAKANGLQIILDRHRPSSADQSPLWYTAAVPETKWISDWKMLADRYKNDPTVIGADLHNEPYGAATWGRGSAATDWQAAATRGGNAVLASNPKLLIIVEGIENQGDGSATWWGGGLSDVGAKPVVLNTPNRVVYSPHDYPASLYAQKWFSDANYPNNLPAVWDKNWGYIQKQGIAPVLLGEFGSALATESDKQWMSSIVSYLAANKMSYAYWSFNPNSGITGGLVKTDWRTPETAKLAALAPILTGTPVINIPTASPSPSATPKPTATPSATPKPTVTPSATPTVTPSATPKPTATPTPSPSATPTPTASPSGAPAITATWKATSSWNGGYVASLEATGLRIAPSWSVSWKDPNVTKVVNSWGVKCTIVPKASVSCTGSDWATSILPGLKRTAGVQLDSLKAPVNPVLTLK, encoded by the coding sequence TTGACGAACAATCACCCCCGCGGCGCGGGTTCTGCCCGTCCGCGCCGCGGCACGAAGCTTGTGGCTGCAGCGGCCGCGGCGCTGGCCGGGTTGCTCACGGTATCCGGCTGCGCCGGACCCGCGACGCTGGCCGCCGAACGCGTGGTGGATACGACGCCGGTCGCCACCGGTTGGTTGCACACCGCTGGGGGCACCATCCAAGACTCGAACAACTCGCCGTTCGTTATCAAAGCCACCTCCTGGTTCGGGCTGGAGACCCCCGACTGCGTCCCGCACGGACTGTGGGGGACGCTGACGATTGATGAGGCACTGGCCAACATCAAGTCCATGGGCTTCAACACCGTCCGGCTGCCGTTCTCGAACGAGTGCCTGGCCGCGACGGCGGTCAAAGGAAACGTGAACTACTGGGCGAACCGCGCCTACAACCTCGAAGGCAAACGGCCCCTGGACGTGATGGACACGGTCATCGCCCGAGCCAAGGCTAACGGGCTGCAGATCATCCTGGACCGGCATCGACCAAGCAGCGCCGACCAGTCACCCCTGTGGTACACGGCTGCCGTCCCGGAGACGAAGTGGATCTCCGACTGGAAGATGCTCGCCGACCGGTACAAAAACGATCCCACCGTAATCGGGGCCGACCTGCATAATGAGCCGTACGGTGCGGCCACCTGGGGCCGCGGTTCGGCCGCCACCGACTGGCAGGCGGCGGCCACCCGGGGCGGGAACGCCGTCCTGGCGTCAAACCCGAAGCTGCTGATCATCGTTGAAGGCATCGAAAACCAGGGCGACGGGTCAGCGACCTGGTGGGGCGGTGGACTTTCCGACGTCGGCGCCAAGCCGGTAGTCCTTAACACGCCCAACCGCGTGGTCTACTCCCCGCACGACTATCCGGCATCTCTCTACGCGCAGAAGTGGTTCAGCGACGCGAACTACCCGAACAACCTGCCGGCCGTCTGGGACAAGAACTGGGGCTACATCCAGAAACAGGGCATCGCCCCGGTTTTGCTCGGTGAATTCGGCTCTGCCCTGGCAACAGAATCGGACAAACAGTGGATGAGCTCGATCGTCTCCTACCTGGCCGCCAACAAGATGAGCTACGCCTACTGGTCCTTCAACCCGAACTCCGGGATCACCGGCGGCCTCGTCAAAACGGACTGGCGCACCCCGGAGACCGCTAAGCTCGCTGCCCTCGCGCCGATTCTGACCGGAACGCCGGTTATTAACATCCCGACGGCGTCACCGTCCCCGTCGGCAACGCCGAAGCCGACCGCGACGCCGTCAGCGACGCCGAAGCCGACCGTGACGCCGTCGGCGACGCCGACCGTGACGCCGTCGGCAACGCCGAAGCCGACCGCGACGCCGACACCGTCCCCGTCAGCGACGCCGACCCCGACAGCATCCCCGTCCGGTGCCCCTGCCATCACCGCAACATGGAAGGCCACCAGCTCATGGAACGGCGGGTACGTTGCCAGCCTGGAAGCCACAGGCCTCCGGATAGCGCCCAGCTGGTCGGTGTCCTGGAAAGACCCCAATGTCACCAAGGTGGTCAACTCATGGGGCGTAAAATGCACCATCGTCCCCAAGGCGTCGGTTAGCTGCACGGGATCCGATTGGGCCACTTCCATTCTGCCCGGTCTGAAGCGCACTGCAGGGGTTCAGCTGGACTCCTTAAAAGCCCCGGTCAACCCGGTGCTTACGCTTAAATAG
- a CDS encoding GatB/YqeY domain-containing protein → MTTLKERLHADVVGHMKDRNKVALTTVRNVLGEIETREKSGKTPIVLDDAQVTSLLQKEAAKRRDTARIYIEAGESERAAAEIAEAEIIEAYLPQALSKAEVEAIVDEVVASLTADGSELTIRQLGAVMKPVTAKVAGRFDGRAVSEIVRSRITQ, encoded by the coding sequence ATGACCACCCTGAAGGAACGCCTGCATGCCGACGTCGTCGGCCACATGAAGGACCGCAACAAGGTTGCACTCACCACGGTGCGCAACGTCCTGGGTGAAATCGAAACACGCGAAAAGTCCGGTAAGACCCCTATCGTGTTGGACGATGCCCAGGTGACATCCCTGCTGCAGAAGGAAGCCGCCAAACGCCGCGACACGGCCCGTATTTACATCGAAGCGGGGGAGTCGGAGCGGGCCGCCGCCGAAATCGCAGAAGCCGAAATCATCGAGGCATACCTGCCGCAAGCCCTGAGCAAGGCCGAAGTGGAAGCAATTGTCGATGAGGTCGTCGCTTCCCTCACGGCTGACGGCAGTGAACTGACCATCCGCCAGCTGGGTGCCGTGATGAAGCCAGTGACGGCGAAGGTCGCCGGACGTTTCGACGGCAGGGCCGTCAGCGAGATTGTGCGCAGCCGCATCACGCAGTGA
- a CDS encoding ABC transporter permease subunit translates to MDSILFRIPLGAWVDSALEWIIATFGGFFTVLRSIFLALFDGVSWLLSTPPFWTVIVVLCALAFFARGFKLALGSLLGFLLIYGVGQWENAMDSLALVLVASALAIVISVPLGILTARSSGASSVVKPVLDFMQTMPAFVYLIPALLLFRVGVVPGIVATIIFAMAPGVRFTELGIRGVDREVVEAGHAFGASPRRILTQIQLPLATPTIMAGINQVIMLSLSMVVIAGMVGAGGLGGDVVKSLSRIDAALGFEAGISVVILAIFLDRVTASLGRRAEATTN, encoded by the coding sequence ATGGACTCCATCCTTTTCAGAATTCCCCTAGGCGCCTGGGTGGACAGCGCCCTCGAATGGATCATCGCAACTTTCGGCGGATTCTTTACCGTGCTCCGATCAATCTTTCTGGCACTCTTTGACGGTGTCAGCTGGCTGCTGAGCACCCCGCCGTTCTGGACCGTCATCGTTGTCCTGTGCGCGCTGGCATTTTTCGCGCGGGGCTTCAAACTCGCACTGGGGTCCCTGCTCGGATTCCTCCTCATCTACGGGGTAGGGCAATGGGAAAACGCGATGGACTCGCTGGCGCTTGTGCTGGTGGCCAGCGCCTTGGCAATCGTGATCAGCGTGCCGCTGGGCATCCTGACCGCAAGGTCCTCGGGCGCCTCATCAGTGGTGAAGCCGGTCCTGGACTTTATGCAGACGATGCCGGCCTTCGTCTACCTGATCCCGGCGCTGCTGCTGTTCCGGGTCGGCGTCGTGCCCGGCATCGTGGCCACCATCATCTTCGCGATGGCACCAGGCGTACGGTTCACCGAGCTCGGCATCCGCGGAGTTGACCGCGAAGTTGTGGAAGCGGGACACGCCTTTGGCGCCAGCCCCCGGCGGATCCTTACCCAGATCCAGCTTCCGCTGGCGACACCGACGATTATGGCCGGCATCAATCAGGTCATCATGCTCTCCCTGTCGATGGTGGTCATCGCCGGGATGGTCGGCGCAGGCGGACTGGGCGGCGATGTGGTCAAAAGCCTCAGCCGGATTGACGCCGCGCTTGGCTTCGAAGCCGGGATCTCGGTGGTCATTCTGGCCATCTTCCTGGACCGGGTGACAGCCAGCCTGGGCCGCCGGGCCGAAGCCACCACCAACTGA